The Arachis hypogaea cultivar Tifrunner chromosome 19, arahy.Tifrunner.gnm2.J5K5, whole genome shotgun sequence genome has a window encoding:
- the LOC112777666 gene encoding B3 domain-containing protein At2g33720-like: protein MQSDNYNPRMMIKKRKSCCLHLRLRSGAECDSCDQENYDSFTCLSMAVDACREQTSSCLERIKKRKREENKKPSFSWGCSTELMMYDDPWKLKKVLNSSDVGSLSRLLLPKEMAEPLVAAVLGYDENQKEGMEVEIWDVDTQSMHSLVFKRWGSSRSYVFMANWIKDFVKRRSLKSGHEVGFHWDPYANRFDFSVLKAATEEDFSN from the coding sequence ATGCAAAGTGATAATTATAATCCAAGAATGATGataaagaagagaaagagttGCTGCTTGCATTTGAGATTGAGAAGTGGAGCGGAATGCGATTCTTGTGATCAAGAAAATTATGATTCTTTCACTTGCTTATCAATGGCGGTGGATGCATGTCGTGAACAAACCTCTTCATGTTTGGAGAGAAtcaagaagagaaaaagggaagaaaacaagaAACCGTCGTTTTCATGGGGATGTTCAACTGAGCTAATGATGTATGACGATCCATGGAAGCTGAAGAAGGTGCTGAACAGCAGCGACGTGGGGAGCTTGAGTAGGCTGTTGCTTCCGAAGGAGATGGCGGAGCCGCTGGTGGCAGCGGTGTTGGGGTACGACGAGAACCAGAAAGAAGGAATGGAGGTCGAGATATGGGACGTTGACACACAGTCAATGCACAGTCTTGTGTTCAAGAGATGGGGTTCTTCTAGAAGCTATGTCTTCATGGCCAATTGGATTAAAGACTTTGTCAAAAGAAGGTCTCTCAAGTCCGGCCATGAGGTTGGTTTCCACTGGGATCCTTATGCCAACCGCTTTGATTTCTCTGTTCTCAAGGCTGCTACAGAGGAGGATTTCTCAAACTGA
- the LOC112775514 gene encoding uncharacterized protein yields the protein MGAMASRFWFMLFPAKEYKIVVVGLDNAGKTTTLYKLHLGEVVTTNPTVGSNVEEVVYKNIRFEVWDLGGQERLRTSWATYYRGTHAVIAVIDSSDRARISIMKDELFRLLGHDELQHSVILVFANKQDIKDAMTPAEITDALSLHSIKDHDWHIQACCALTGEGLYDGLGWIAGRVTGKAPS from the exons ATGGGGGCAATGGCATCGCGGTTCTGGTTCATGTTGTTCCCTGCAAAGGAGTATAagattgttgttgttggtttggaTAATGCTGGGAAGACCACTACCCTTTACAAGTTGCATCTTGGTGAGGTTGTCACTACCAACCCTACTGTTGGTAGCAATGTTGAAGAGGTTGTCTACAAAAACATTCGATTCGAG GTTTGGGATCTAGGCGGACAAGAAAGACTCCGGACATCATGGGCAACATATTATCGAGGAACACATGCTGTGATTGCGGTGATAGATAGTAGCGATAGAGCAAGGATCTCTATTATGAAGGATGAACTTTTCAGGTTGCTGGGGCACGACGAATTGCAGCACTCAGTCATCCTCGTCTTTGCCAATAAACAAGATATCAAGGATGCCATGACACCTGCTGAGATCACCGATGCGCTATCTCTTCACAGCATCAAGGATCATGATTGGCATATACAAGCGTGTTGTGCCCTCACTGGAGAAGGGTTGTATGATGGTCTCGGATGGATTGCCGGGCGAGTAACCGGCAAGGCACCATCATGA